The genomic DNA ctcaaacttacaaccctgagatcaagagccacatgctgtATTGATAGAACCAGCTAGGTGCTCCTGGTGGGCACTTTTTGTGACTTTAACACATTGAAGCACACACATTCTCAAATGAAGCTACCTTCAGACAAATGCAAagagacatataaaattaatatttataataaccaaagaggaaaaaatccaaagagaaaaaaatataccttGCATGGGAATGATAAATGTCATATTCAACAAAATGGTTAGAAGGAGGGGAGAGGTCAAAAAATGGGGCtcctattttatttgtaatatttcatttcctaaaatttttgaaatagggcacctgggtggctcagccagttaagcatctgccttcaactcaggtcatgatcccagagtcctgggatggagcagggagcctgcttctccctctccctctgcctgccactctccctgcttgcatgcactctgtcaagtaaataaataaaatcttaaaaaaaaaaattttttttaaataagtgtgaCAAACTATTAAGATGGACAGAGCTGGTGGCTGGGCCAAACAGATTTAGTATATTATAGTCTACACTTCCAGTGTGTTTGAGAAACTGCACTAATAAAAAACCAGTAACTTCAGGAAATCAGTTGGGGTGAGGAGTCATCATGTCATGGTAGAGAGTGGGGCGGGGTGAGATGGCTCACAAGGTGTGTAGGACCTGCTGGAGGAGGAGTAGGCAGGCAGACTCAGGCTTCTGAAGCTAGCAGGAAGCATAACAGGAGGTGCCATATCAAGGTCCAAACACATTTAAGGGAGAGCTAGGCCCAGGGGAGTCCCAGTACTCACGGAAGTGAAAGCGCGGGGAGAGACATTGAGTGTGTGTGCAGAGGGTGTGTGCCTGGTAAAGCCCCATAGACGTGGCAGCTCCCGGTAGGGCCCATGCTGGGGCAGCAGGCTCTTCTTCACTGGCTGGCCACCTGTCCCCCGGGGAGCCTTGCACCAGGCAGAGGATGCACCAGGTAGACTCTTGGCTCACCCCCCTCCTGATAGGCTGTCTGACTCTGCAGGGACCCCCAAGCCTTTCACCAGCCTGAGCTTCCCTTTTTCCCCTGCTCATCCGGAGctgcttccccacccctgccccaggagcTCTGTGACCTGGGCCCCAGAGAGCCTTAGACTTTTAACTGGGGGTGGCTATTGGGCTTTCTACATGCAAAGGGACAGTGGGGTTGGGACGGGGTAGACAGTGTGACTGAGAAAACTAAAGGGAGAGTATTCTGGATAGCCTTCCTTGGACCCtagttgttttcttttggggAGGACCAGGCTGATGGCTCCAGGTTAGGGGAGAGGTTCCACCCGCAGTGGTCCAGCTGGGGAAGGGAAGGCTAGAGAGAAAAGCTTTCTTGAGCCTGTGGTGACCTCCTCAGCCAGCTCTGGCATTTACACTTTGGAGGTTTGCTACCTTCATTGGCAATCCATCCCACCCCTACTCAACAGTTAGCAGACTGGAGACAGACAGACGTTACCCCCAGCTTCTGGCTGGGACCccaaaagaggcagagactggcaTGGGTTTTCCTCAATCCAGCCAGGAATCAGCACTGGGCACCCCCTTTCCTCCAGGTCCAGATCCTGGGACCCCGAAAAAGATCATATCTTTTGGGATGAGGTATCCCTTTGTTTCACCCCAAGCTTTGCGAGTTCCtgccccatttttctttctccctcccccagggtACCACCCCTCCACCTTCTGTGGAGTTGAGGGTGGTGGGAACCTCAGATGCTCCACACAATGATTCCCTTTCCCCAGGACTTGAAAAAACAGCGGCTCACTGCCCACTGGCCAAGACGCGGGACAGCAGCCCCTAGTGTGCTCAGATTCCTGACCTAGGATATATTCTCTATTTAGGAATTTTACTGGAGGTCTGGGAagacagagcagggggaggggacaggcttGGGGCGAGGGGAGTCTATATGCCAGACTGGAAGGAAGCCTTTCTCCGTTGCTTTCTGAAtgactttgtttcctttgcttcttttttctctgtctctctgtaccTATTTCACTCctggctctttcttttctttttaaattttatttatttattcataagagacacacagagagaggcagagacaccggcagagggagaaggaggctccctgcagggagcccaatgcatgacttgatcccaggaccccaggatcatgccctgagccgaaggcagatagatgttcaacctctgagccactcaggcgtccctcctggctctttctttatctctctctttttctttctattcttggctttgtttttgtttttctttaaaattttatttatttatttatttatttatttatttatttatttatttatttgaaagagagatagcaagagagagcaggagaaggggggaggtggaaggggagtcaggctccctgctgagccgtcCTTCTCCATCTCAGAACAGGACCacaacctcagctgaaggcagacactcaaccaactcagccacccaggtgccccttggctttgtctttttctccatctctctgtatCCCCCACCGGCCCCCAACcatgtctgtctttttcttttattctttcttcctacaTGCaggtattggggggggggggtaatggGTTTTTTGCTATGTTTGTGTTAATCTgtatgtttctctgtctctccatctcttcgctctgtctctctctcttttttgtctatgtttctctctctctcagttcccTTTGGGCATCTGTCTCCATCTTGCTCTTTTTCTATGTGTACATAACAGACCACGTACATTCTAtgtcaccctctctctctctgccactctcttaCCAGGCTGGCCACCATCCCTGGTCTTCTCCAGCTGTGAACAGCTCAGCAGGGCAGGAGCCACAGAAGCAACTCCCAGAGGTGCTTGGTGGGGCCTGGGGACCACCTCTAGGGGACGGGCTGCCCCTGCTCACCATCATTGTTGCTGCCTTTGTCCTGCTGGCAGTCTGTATTGTGGTGGCTGTCCACTTTGGGCCAAGACTACATCAGGGCCATGCCACTCTCCCTACAGAGCCACAAGCCCCAAAGCCGGAGGACGGCATCTACCTCATCCACTGGCGAATACTGGGTCCCCAAGACAATCATGAAGATGCCCAGCAGGAacctcctgcctctggctcctgccTTGTGCCAGATGGACCTAGGCTCAGCGTGGATGAAGTCACTTATCTGTAGGAGGGAGACTTTGAAAAGTTGGACTGACCTGTCTCAGAACAAGAAAACAGACAGAGAATTAGGGCAAAAGCAAATTAGGATCTGGACATCAGAGCTTTGGAAGCTCACACATGGACTCAGCTGGAGCTGCTCTCTCTGCAGAGTATTTATAGAGAAAGCCCTGATGTGgacaggagaaataaaagaagtgtGAAGGCTTTGCCTGGAAACATGCTACTGTGAGCATTCCCAGTGCCCAAAGCTGCCCTAACAAAGCTACTCCCTCCTTTTTAGGGACCATCAGATCCCTGACCCTCCTTTACCAAGTCCTtacctcctcctcttctcacCCCTAATCtcctttgcttttgttgtcaaCATGAGTCCAGCTTGCAAgatcccaccacccaccccacccctgtgcGTGGATGTCAGTATCCTTGTAGACGTCCTACCCCCAAAGCCCCCAGGTCCTGTGAGGGAGAGCCAAAGCAAAGAACCCAGGGGTCTGCCTTCTCCACTActcagggagagaaggaaaatctgTTGCCTTTCACCGATTGAAAGACATCCCTTTGACTATTGGGGTCTATGCCTCATCAGCAACTTCCAAGACCCAAGCAccaatcataatcataatcatatcTAAATTGCTTTTGAATGCCTCCTTCTATGTTGAGGAAAGACTTTGTCTTGCCTTCCCCAGATGAAATGGGGGGAATTTGGAGGCTTTCATTCCCAGAAGTTATTACACCACCACCCCCCATTTCGGTGTATATGCGCTGGTTGGAACTATCCTAAAAATTATCCCATGACATTTCCCAAATCCAGAGCCTCCTAACTGGTGGGAAAACgtgaaaggaaaagaagctcCAAGAAGCTTGTCtaa from Canis lupus dingo isolate Sandy chromosome 2, ASM325472v2, whole genome shotgun sequence includes the following:
- the SMIM33 gene encoding small integral membrane protein 33 isoform X2; its protein translation is MHQAGHHPWSSPAVNSSAGQEPQKQLPEVLGGAWGPPLGDGLPLLTIIVAAFVLLAVCIVVAVHFGPRLHQGHATLPTEPQAPKPEDGIYLIHWRILGPQDNHEDAQQEPPASGSCLVPDGPRLSVDEVTYL
- the SMIM33 gene encoding small integral membrane protein 33 isoform X1, producing MVRKEKEAGHHPWSSPAVNSSAGQEPQKQLPEVLGGAWGPPLGDGLPLLTIIVAAFVLLAVCIVVAVHFGPRLHQGHATLPTEPQAPKPEDGIYLIHWRILGPQDNHEDAQQEPPASGSCLVPDGPRLSVDEVTYL